Part of the Pseudodesulfovibrio hydrargyri genome is shown below.
CCTTCAAGGAGGAAGTGGCCGGTTCCATCGCCTACGAAAAGGCACGCAAAGAGGCGAGCCGCTGCCTGCGTTGCGGATTGACCTGTTACGACGCCGACGCCGGGGCCGAATACACCCTGGACGAGGACGTCACGGTCATCAACGCGCCGGGCGGGGAGTAGGCCGTCAACCTCGAACGATCCCCCGATCGAGCTCGGATGCGCCGCACTTCGGGGATAGCGCCCCCTGTCGCCCGGAGGACAGGCGCATAAAGAAGCAGCCCCGGACACCATATGGTGTCCGGGGCTGCAATCGTTTGGGGCGATGGGAGCGGGTCAGTCCGCCTTGCTCCGGGGGGCGAGCCGCACGGCCAGGGCGCCGAGGGCGGACAGGGTGGCCAGGGCGGTTACGGCCCCCCAGCCCCAGCGGGCCTGCAGGGCGCTGCCCAGGGCCGAGCCCGCGGACATGCCGCTGAACATGCCCACGAAGAGCACCGCGTTGAGGCGGCTGCGCGCCTCGGGGTCCAGGGCGTAGATGATGGTCTGGTGGGCGATGAGCGAGGCCTGGACGCCGAGGTCGAAGCCCACGGCCGCGACGCCGAGGAGGATGAGCTGCGCCACGGGCGGGAGGGCGGGCATGAGGAACATGGCCGCGAAGGACGCGGCCACCAGGGCGGCCCCCAGTCGGGTCACGGACTCGGGTCCCTTCCTGTCGGCCATGCGTCCGGCCACCGGGGCGGCCAGGGCTCCGGCCGCTCCCGCCAGCCCGAAGGCCCCGGCCGCCTCGCTGCCGAGGTGGAAGGGAGCGTTGAAGAGCATCAGCGCCAGGGTGGACCAGAACGCGCTGAACCCCAGGGAGAGCAGCCCCTGGGCCACGGCCGCGCGGCGCAGCCCGGGATGGGCCCGCCACAGCACGGCCAGGGAGCGCAGCAGAGCGCCGTAGGAATGCCGGATGGTCGGGGCGACCCGGGGCAGCTTGCGCCACGCGCCGATGCCGACGAGCACGATGCTGGCGGACGACGCGTAGAAGACCGAGCGCCAGCCGAAATGCGCGGCCAGGTAGCCGCTGGCCACGCGCGACAGGACAATGCCCAGCAGCAGGCCGGTCATGATCGTGCCCACGATCCTGCCGCGCTGTGCGTCCGGGGCCAGGTGCGCGGCCATGGGCACGATGTCCTGGGCCAGGGTGGCCGTGACGCCGATGCCCAGGCTGGCGGCCAGCAGCGGGACGATGGACGGCGACATGGCGGACAGGAGCAGTGCGCCGGCGAGCAGGGCGGCCTTGAGCATGATGAGATTGCGCCGGTCGAAGCGGTCGCCCAGGGGGGCCAGGAACAGGATGCCGAGGGCATAGCCCAGCTGCGTCAGGGTCGGCACCCAGCCGACCTCGCCGCCGGACGCGCCGATGTCGGCCCCGAGCACGCCCATCAGCGGCTGGCAGTAGTAGAGCGCGGCCACGGCCGCGCCCGCCCCGGCCGCCAGGAAGAGGACCAGTGACGCGG
Proteins encoded:
- a CDS encoding MFS transporter encodes the protein MTASHTIPPTAPVRDHTPPASLVLFLAAGAGAAVAALYYCQPLMGVLGADIGASGGEVGWVPTLTQLGYALGILFLAPLGDRFDRRNLIMLKAALLAGALLLSAMSPSIVPLLAASLGIGVTATLAQDIVPMAAHLAPDAQRGRIVGTIMTGLLLGIVLSRVASGYLAAHFGWRSVFYASSASIVLVGIGAWRKLPRVAPTIRHSYGALLRSLAVLWRAHPGLRRAAVAQGLLSLGFSAFWSTLALMLFNAPFHLGSEAAGAFGLAGAAGALAAPVAGRMADRKGPESVTRLGAALVAASFAAMFLMPALPPVAQLILLGVAAVGFDLGVQASLIAHQTIIYALDPEARSRLNAVLFVGMFSGMSAGSALGSALQARWGWGAVTALATLSALGALAVRLAPRSKAD